From the genome of bacterium:
CACCCCGGCCGTCGCGGGCGGAGGTGACGATGACCGACGGTGCGACGCGCCGCAGGCCGGCCTCCGGCACGAGGTCCGCCTTGGCGCCCACGACGAGGACCGGCACCGCATGATCCGGGTCCGGCCTGCTTCCGCGCTTCCCGGCCACGAGATCCACGACCTGCAACACCAGGTCCGCCGAGCGGGCCGCGCCGCGTGCGCGTTCCACGCCCATGGTCTCGACGCGCCCCCCGTCTTCGCGCAGACCCGCCGTGTCGTGCAGGTTGAACGTGCCGCCGCGGTGACGGAGCCGCGCTGCGACGACATCCCGCGTGGTGCCCGGCTCATGATCCACCAGGGCCCGCGGCTCTCCCAGCAGGGCGTTGAACAGGGAGCTCTTGCCGGCGTTGGGTTCGCCGACGATCACCACCTGAACGCCCTCGCGCAGCTGGCGCCCCGCCCGGGCGTGCGAGAGCAGGCGGTCCACGCCGTCCAGGGCGTCGGCGAGCGCTCCCGCGATCCGCTCGCCCGTCACCTCCAGCTCGTCTTCCTCGCCGAACTCCAGGCCGCCCTCCAGCTCGGCGAGCAGCCCCAGCAGGGGTTTCTCCAGTGATTCCATGCGGCGCCTGAAGCCGCCGCGGAGCTGGCGCAGGGCGCCCTTGGCGGCGAGTCGACTCTCCGCGGCGATCAGGTCGGCCACGGCCTCGGCCTGGTCGAGGCTCAGGCGTCCGTTGAGAAAGGCGCGTCGCGTGAACTCGCCGGGGCCGGCCGGCCGCGCGCCGAGCTCGAGGCAGGCTTCGGTCACCAGACGCGCGGGCAACCGGCCGCCATGGCAGTAGAATTCCACGGTGTCTTCGCCGGTATACGAATTGGGCGCCATCATCGGCAGCACCAGCGTCTCGTCGAGCTCGTCGCGGCTGCGTGGGCAGCGCGGCACGCCGAGGAACGCCCGGTGCGAGCGCAGGTCGGCGCGGTCGCGTCCGTCCGACAGCAGGGCGGACGCGAATTCCAGGGCGCGCGGCCCGCTCAGGCGCACCACGGCCAGGCCGCCCTCCCCCTCCGGGGTCGCCACGGCCGCGATCGTGTCCGCGGTCGCGTGGTAGAACGCGTCACTCAACGGGGTCGCCCTCCCTCGCAAGACGGGGCGGCACACCGCGCCGCCCCGTCATCCGATGCCGGCGGTCCGTGCGTCGCCTACCGCTCTTCCGCCGTGTCGTCCGCCTCCGCTTGCGCATCCGGCGAACGATCTATCAGAACATCGTCGTCCTGCTCCCGGTCGTCTCCCGGGGCTTTGCCATCCTGCTTCTCGTCGCGCGTGACCACCACGTGGCGGTCGGGCCCGAAGCCGGCGGTGTATGTCGTCGCGTCGGCGATCTTCTCGATCGCGAGGTGTACGATGCGGCGTTCGCGCGCGCACAGCGGCGGCGTGTGCACATCCTTGCCCGACTCGAGCATCTGGCGCACGGCGTCCTGGGCGTTCGCCTCCAGTTGGCCCTCGCGGCGAAGCCGATAGTTGTTGATGTCCAGGTTCATGCGGGTGTGATCCCCGACCGCCTGGTTGGCCATGCGCTCGACGAGATGTTCGACCGCGTCGATGGTGCTGCCGCGTCGGCCGATCAGCACGGCCGCGCTGTCGGAGTCGACGGTGATCCTCACCTGGTTGTACTCGCCCTCGATGACGTTGCAGCGGCTGGGAAAGCCGGCGCGCCTCATCAGCTCCTCGGCGATGCCGCGCTGGACCCCGGCTGCGTCGTCGGGCGAGAGTCCGCGGGTCGGCGCGATCAGCTCCGCCGCGGCCAGCGACTCGCCTACGGGCCGCGCCGCGCCCCTGTCGCTGTGCTCGGGCGCCGGCGGGACGGCCTGTTTCCCCGTGTCCGCCTCGACGCGAACGGCCTCCCTTTCGACGCGGGACGGCCCGGGGACC
Proteins encoded in this window:
- the mnmE gene encoding tRNA uridine-5-carboxymethylaminomethyl(34) synthesis GTPase MnmE is translated as MSDAFYHATADTIAAVATPEGEGGLAVVRLSGPRALEFASALLSDGRDRADLRSHRAFLGVPRCPRSRDELDETLVLPMMAPNSYTGEDTVEFYCHGGRLPARLVTEACLELGARPAGPGEFTRRAFLNGRLSLDQAEAVADLIAAESRLAAKGALRQLRGGFRRRMESLEKPLLGLLAELEGGLEFGEEDELEVTGERIAGALADALDGVDRLLSHARAGRQLREGVQVVIVGEPNAGKSSLFNALLGEPRALVDHEPGTTRDVVAARLRHRGGTFNLHDTAGLREDGGRVETMGVERARGAARSADLVLQVVDLVAGKRGSRPDPDHAVPVLVVGAKADLVPEAGLRRVAPSVIVTSARDGRGVETLKDAMHDAANAAQLEAAASLGVVLNLRHVHRLKDFRGHLEELRGVVGAGAAQEVICSLLHISLCELGEITGRVFTEKLLGEVFNRFCVGK
- a CDS encoding KH domain-containing protein, translated to VPGPSRVEREAVRVEADTGKQAVPPAPEHSDRGAARPVGESLAAAELIAPTRGLSPDDAAGVQRGIAEELMRRAGFPSRCNVIEGEYNQVRITVDSDSAAVLIGRRGSTIDAVEHLVERMANQAVGDHTRMNLDINNYRLRREGQLEANAQDAVRQMLESGKDVHTPPLCARERRIVHLAIEKIADATTYTAGFGPDRHVVVTRDEKQDGKAPGDDREQDDDVLIDRSPDAQAEADDTAEER